The stretch of DNA ATGATCGGGGATGAACTATATGGTGAGTTTAAAGGAGATAGTACGCCAAGAAGAGTCAAAGATTATACCATTGGAGCTTGTCAATCCAAAAGGGATTAATTTTTTTATGCTCGAATCGAACATACACTCCGCAAAGTTTTTTATCAGTTAAAGAAGTGTATCGCTACCTAGTTATCTAGGAAGTGTAATCGTCAACCCAAAAGTTGACCACCCTCTTGTTAGGACGAATACGTTTCTTTGAAACGATAACTGTCCCCATTCATTGGGAATAAATGTGCCTTGTGTGTGATTCGATCTAACAAGGCGGCGGTCATTTG from Bacillus xiapuensis encodes:
- a CDS encoding ATP-binding protein translates to MTAALLDRITHKAHLFPMNGDSYRFKETYSS